Proteins co-encoded in one Mycobacterium mantenii genomic window:
- a CDS encoding N-acetylglutamate synthase, CG3035 family, which translates to MFSWPDPGTRVTVRYRRPAGSVPPLTDAVGHLLAVDPMVRVRTKTGAVVEFAPSEAVALRVLTDTPVRTSQIRALEHAAAAAWPGAQHVWLDGWLLRAGTPTGNAGGLAANSAVPLDFSAQPSVIPAIVDWYERRDLPPRLAVPDRLLALPPGVTGERTEKVVVRDLSGLAAREANPSITLSPRPDEAWLQISGGEFPVEVLTAVIDGELAFGTHREAAVARAAVTDAPDGARWLGIAAVRSTEHADERSAAQLCEALLAWGADCGATRGYMAVPDTGATTLAGALGFRLHHRRRYVPVPPGGWDSV; encoded by the coding sequence ATGTTCTCGTGGCCCGACCCGGGAACGCGGGTGACGGTTCGCTACCGGCGCCCGGCCGGTTCCGTGCCGCCGCTGACCGATGCGGTGGGGCACCTGCTGGCGGTCGACCCGATGGTGCGGGTGCGGACGAAGACCGGCGCGGTCGTCGAATTCGCGCCCTCCGAAGCGGTCGCGCTGCGGGTGCTGACCGACACCCCCGTCCGTACCTCGCAGATCCGCGCGCTCGAGCATGCCGCGGCCGCGGCCTGGCCGGGCGCGCAGCATGTTTGGCTGGACGGCTGGCTGCTGCGGGCCGGCACCCCGACCGGCAACGCCGGCGGGCTGGCCGCGAATTCCGCTGTACCACTGGATTTTTCGGCTCAACCCAGTGTTATACCGGCGATCGTCGACTGGTATGAGCGCCGCGACCTGCCGCCGCGACTGGCCGTGCCCGATCGGCTGCTGGCGCTGCCGCCGGGGGTGACCGGCGAGCGCACGGAAAAGGTTGTCGTGCGCGACCTTTCCGGCTTGGCCGCCCGCGAGGCCAATCCGTCCATCACCTTGTCACCGCGCCCCGACGAGGCGTGGCTGCAAATATCCGGCGGTGAGTTTCCCGTCGAGGTGCTGACCGCCGTCATCGACGGCGAGCTCGCATTCGGCACGCACCGCGAGGCCGCGGTCGCGCGTGCCGCGGTGACCGACGCACCCGATGGCGCGCGGTGGCTGGGCATCGCGGCGGTGCGCTCCACCGAGCATGCCGACGAGCGATCGGCAGCGCAGCTGTGTGAGGCGTTGCTGGCGTGGGGCGCCGATTGCGGCGCGACGCGCGGCTACATGGCGGTGCCGGACACCGGCGCGACGACGCTTGCCGGGGCGCTGGGATTCCGGCTGCACCACCGCCGCCGCTACGTCCCGGTGCCCCCGGGCGGCTGGGATAGCGTCTAG
- a CDS encoding exodeoxyribonuclease III, which yields MRLATWNVNSIRSRLPRVVDWLARADVDVLAMQETKCADGQFPTLPFFELGYEVAHVGFNQWNGVAIASRVGLDDVQVGFDGQPTWSSKPEVAATAEARALAATCGGVRMWSLYVPNGRALGDPHYTYKLEWLAALRDSAAGWLRDDPTAAIALAGDWNIAPQDDDVWSMEFFAGATHVSEPERRAFAAIVEAQFTDVVRPFAPGPGVYTYWDYTQLRFPKRQGMRIDFILGSPALAGRVTDAQIVREERKGKAASDHAPVLIDVRRD from the coding sequence CTGCGGCTGGCCACCTGGAACGTCAACTCGATTCGCTCCCGACTGCCCCGCGTGGTCGACTGGCTCGCCCGCGCCGACGTCGACGTGCTGGCGATGCAGGAGACCAAATGCGCCGACGGCCAGTTCCCCACCCTGCCGTTCTTTGAACTCGGCTACGAGGTCGCCCACGTCGGCTTCAACCAGTGGAACGGCGTGGCGATCGCCTCACGCGTCGGTCTCGACGATGTACAGGTCGGATTCGACGGCCAGCCCACCTGGAGCAGCAAGCCGGAAGTCGCCGCCACCGCGGAGGCTCGCGCCCTGGCCGCCACGTGCGGCGGCGTCCGGATGTGGAGCCTCTACGTGCCCAACGGCCGCGCCCTGGGCGATCCGCACTATACCTATAAGCTTGAATGGCTTGCCGCACTGCGTGATTCGGCGGCAGGATGGTTACGCGACGATCCCACGGCCGCGATCGCGCTGGCCGGCGACTGGAATATCGCTCCGCAAGACGACGACGTCTGGAGCATGGAGTTCTTTGCCGGCGCCACCCACGTCTCCGAGCCGGAGCGCCGCGCGTTCGCCGCCATCGTCGAGGCGCAATTCACCGATGTGGTGCGTCCTTTCGCGCCGGGCCCCGGGGTCTACACGTACTGGGACTACACCCAGCTGCGGTTCCCGAAACGGCAAGGCATGCGCATCGATTTCATCCTGGGCTCACCGGCTTTGGCCGGCCGCGTGACCGACGCGCAGATCGTCCGCGAAGAACGTAAAGGCAAGGCGGCCAGCGATCACGCACCAGTGCTCATCGACGTGAGGCGCGACTGA
- a CDS encoding SpoIIE family protein phosphatase, translating into MINSRLPADLAAAVSLGGEMGRRFAEYDWDAHPLGPPSDWPAEFRAAVATALTSRFPIVLWLGPQDLFLVYNDAYISALADKHPAALGRPGREVWWDIWDSIGPMLAGVVATGAATWSRDLLLSMVMEGRRQDRYFTFTYGPMIAAGGEVSGIFCAVTETTERVMGERRLHVLNAVASAVMETQTIDEAVSATVEVCAAQPADLPLIAMYVADAEGDTTLRGATASALAILPNSLAQLTDSDPASRSRGDVQEIGDIAARVPGIKVALGDDCPDRVLVLPVGEGATAGALVVGTNPRCPLDTQYRGFCKLLADQLTSTFASIVSYEQQRHRADALAELDRAKTAFLTNVSHEFRTPLTLLLGPLDDALSDAAPESVLAERLTTAGRNARRLQRLVDSLLDFSRIEAGRANAKLVCTDVGALSAQIASSFTELCHRAGLELALDCAPALADVDPGMWETIVLNLLSNAVKYTLQGTISVQVRTDSTHCELAVRDTGVGIGAEDLNMLFERFYRADNARGRSVEGTGIGLSLVRGLVDLHRGTVQIDSELDRGTTVTIRVPRSVSDAAVHPAPAGLDETNPYVAEASQWVMSVAEPVAAAPRTNRQLVLIADDNADMRAHLDRVLSNRWETVLVADGESALAATRKLRPDAIVTDVMMPGLDGFGFVAAVRADPDLAATPILMLSARAGAEAVNEGYAGGADDYLPKPFRSQELIDRVASRLSAVGRERDRQRREAQSSLASDLVHLDSALQTTNSISGIMDALLGSSFGSGDAGAVAIGVVDGEQYLRFEYAGDLPAEFRDRYHIVALDAPLVGADVARTGESMIVTDTFELPERYELAVADSAASIRACVTHPLRDGSGRILGVLALLWPAPRQFDPAELDAFAGMAELTSSALDRVRLMAREHEIAVDFQEHLLDLDRGSTAAVVAAIYQPAGEAMRVGGDWYSVTPLDQGGKIAISVGDVVGHGLPAAIVMSRLRAAVAAAALTAGEPDAVLGALDRYGASVDGARCATVAYALIDTEGPAGGATISYSCAGHPYPLLVLPDGQAMFLESGRRTPVSVTGHPVAATADDPPGATARAELPPGGLLLLYTDGLMERPGETLDDGFARLQAAAAQCAGQPVESICAELLSRMAPPSGYRDDVVVLALRPSHLAAGSFATVVSAAPAQIPVAREQLRDWLRSIFVVPSRETDILLATGEAVTNAIEHGSRNESRQTVSVEAFLHRDTVVITVSDTGQWIGDSSASLRSRRRGRGLTLMSGLADDVETLRTPAGTRVTLRFASAVAGSSAAS; encoded by the coding sequence GTGATCAACTCGCGACTGCCGGCTGATCTGGCCGCTGCTGTTTCATTGGGCGGCGAGATGGGCCGGCGGTTCGCCGAATACGACTGGGACGCGCACCCGCTGGGACCACCGAGTGACTGGCCGGCCGAATTCCGCGCAGCGGTGGCGACCGCGCTGACGTCGCGGTTTCCGATCGTCCTGTGGCTGGGGCCGCAGGATCTCTTCCTGGTCTACAACGATGCCTACATATCTGCCCTGGCGGACAAACATCCCGCTGCACTGGGCCGGCCCGGCCGGGAAGTGTGGTGGGACATTTGGGACTCGATCGGCCCGATGCTCGCCGGGGTCGTCGCGACGGGCGCGGCCACCTGGTCCCGCGACCTGTTGCTGTCAATGGTGATGGAAGGCCGGCGGCAGGACCGATATTTCACCTTCACCTATGGCCCGATGATCGCCGCTGGCGGAGAGGTCTCCGGCATTTTCTGCGCGGTCACCGAGACGACCGAGCGGGTGATGGGCGAACGGCGGCTGCATGTGCTCAATGCCGTCGCGTCCGCGGTCATGGAAACACAGACCATTGATGAGGCGGTCAGCGCGACCGTCGAGGTATGTGCGGCACAGCCGGCCGACCTCCCATTGATCGCCATGTATGTCGCCGACGCGGAGGGTGACACCACTCTGCGGGGCGCTACCGCCTCCGCGCTGGCGATCCTGCCGAATTCGCTCGCTCAGTTGACCGACTCGGACCCGGCTTCGCGGTCTCGGGGCGACGTACAAGAAATCGGTGATATCGCGGCAAGGGTCCCCGGCATCAAGGTGGCTTTGGGCGACGACTGCCCGGACCGCGTGCTGGTGCTACCGGTGGGTGAGGGCGCGACCGCCGGCGCCTTAGTCGTCGGCACGAATCCGCGCTGTCCCCTGGACACGCAGTACCGCGGTTTCTGCAAACTGTTGGCCGACCAGTTGACGTCGACATTCGCGTCGATCGTCTCCTACGAGCAGCAGCGGCACCGCGCCGACGCACTGGCCGAACTGGACCGGGCCAAGACCGCGTTTCTGACCAACGTCAGCCACGAGTTCCGGACCCCGCTGACGCTGCTGCTCGGGCCGCTGGACGACGCGCTGTCCGATGCGGCACCGGAAAGCGTTCTCGCCGAGCGGCTTACCACCGCGGGACGCAATGCGCGGCGTCTGCAGCGCCTGGTCGACTCGCTGCTCGACTTCTCCCGCATCGAGGCCGGCCGGGCCAACGCGAAGCTGGTTTGCACCGACGTCGGCGCGCTCTCCGCCCAGATAGCGTCGTCGTTCACCGAGCTGTGTCACCGGGCGGGGCTCGAGCTCGCGCTGGACTGTGCGCCGGCGCTCGCCGACGTCGACCCGGGCATGTGGGAGACGATCGTCCTCAACCTGCTTTCCAATGCGGTCAAATACACGCTGCAGGGCACGATCTCGGTGCAGGTGCGGACCGACTCCACGCACTGCGAGCTCGCCGTGCGCGACACCGGAGTCGGTATCGGCGCCGAGGATCTGAACATGCTGTTCGAGCGCTTCTACCGGGCCGACAACGCGCGCGGCCGCAGTGTGGAGGGCACCGGGATCGGACTGTCTCTGGTGCGGGGGCTGGTCGACCTCCATCGGGGCACGGTCCAGATCGACAGCGAACTGGACCGCGGCACCACCGTGACCATCCGGGTGCCGCGATCGGTCTCGGACGCGGCGGTCCACCCGGCGCCCGCCGGGCTGGACGAGACCAATCCTTACGTTGCCGAGGCCAGCCAGTGGGTGATGTCGGTTGCCGAACCGGTCGCCGCCGCGCCCCGGACCAACCGCCAGCTGGTGCTGATCGCCGACGACAACGCTGACATGCGAGCCCACCTGGACCGGGTGTTGTCCAATCGCTGGGAGACGGTTCTGGTCGCCGACGGCGAGTCGGCGCTGGCCGCGACCCGAAAGCTGCGCCCGGACGCGATCGTCACCGACGTGATGATGCCGGGGCTCGACGGTTTCGGATTCGTGGCCGCCGTTCGTGCGGACCCGGACCTGGCGGCGACGCCGATCCTGATGCTGTCCGCCCGGGCGGGCGCGGAAGCCGTCAACGAGGGCTACGCCGGTGGGGCGGACGACTACCTGCCCAAGCCGTTCCGGTCACAGGAGCTGATCGACCGGGTGGCGTCCAGGCTGTCCGCGGTTGGCCGCGAGCGCGACCGGCAGCGCCGCGAGGCGCAGTCGAGCCTGGCCTCGGACCTGGTGCACCTCGACTCGGCGCTGCAGACGACCAACTCGATCTCCGGGATCATGGACGCCCTGCTGGGCTCCTCGTTCGGCTCGGGAGACGCCGGCGCCGTCGCGATCGGAGTGGTCGACGGCGAGCAGTATCTGCGGTTCGAATACGCCGGCGATCTGCCCGCGGAGTTCCGCGACCGCTACCACATCGTCGCGCTCGATGCCCCGCTGGTCGGCGCCGACGTCGCCCGCACCGGCGAGTCGATGATCGTCACCGACACATTCGAACTGCCGGAGCGCTACGAACTCGCCGTGGCGGACAGCGCGGCGAGCATCCGCGCGTGCGTCACCCACCCACTGCGGGACGGCTCCGGCCGCATCCTGGGCGTGCTGGCTTTGCTGTGGCCGGCGCCGCGCCAGTTCGACCCCGCCGAACTCGATGCCTTCGCCGGCATGGCCGAGCTGACGTCCTCGGCCCTGGACCGAGTGCGCCTGATGGCCCGCGAACACGAGATCGCCGTCGACTTCCAGGAGCACCTGCTCGACCTGGACCGCGGCTCCACCGCGGCCGTCGTGGCGGCCATCTATCAGCCGGCCGGGGAGGCGATGCGGGTCGGCGGCGACTGGTATTCGGTCACCCCCCTGGACCAGGGCGGCAAGATCGCGATATCCGTCGGTGACGTGGTCGGACACGGCCTGCCCGCGGCGATCGTGATGAGCAGACTGCGCGCCGCGGTGGCCGCCGCGGCGCTCACCGCGGGGGAGCCGGACGCAGTGCTCGGCGCCCTGGACAGATACGGCGCCAGCGTCGACGGCGCGCGTTGCGCGACGGTGGCCTACGCGCTGATCGATACTGAAGGCCCCGCCGGGGGCGCCACCATCAGCTACAGCTGCGCCGGCCACCCATATCCGCTGCTGGTGCTGCCCGACGGGCAGGCGATGTTCTTGGAGTCCGGTCGGCGTACGCCGGTGTCGGTGACCGGCCACCCTGTCGCCGCCACCGCGGACGACCCGCCCGGCGCCACCGCAAGGGCCGAGCTGCCACCGGGCGGGCTCCTCCTGCTCTACACCGACGGACTCATGGAACGGCCCGGCGAAACGCTTGACGACGGCTTCGCCCGTCTGCAAGCGGCGGCGGCGCAGTGCGCCGGCCAGCCGGTGGAATCGATCTGTGCGGAGTTACTGTCCCGGATGGCCCCGCCGTCCGGCTACCGCGATGACGTGGTTGTGCTCGCGTTGCGGCCAAGCCACCTCGCCGCGGGTAGCTTCGCCACCGTGGTGTCGGCCGCGCCCGCTCAGATCCCCGTCGCACGCGAACAGCTGCGGGACTGGCTGCGCAGCATCTTCGTCGTGCCGAGTCGCGAAACGGACATCCTGTTGGCCACCGGCGAGGCGGTCACCAACGCGATCGAACACGGCAGCCGCAACGAGTCACGTCAGACGGTGTCCGTCGAGGCCTTCCTGCATCGCGACACCGTCGTCATCACCGTCAGCGACACCGGCCAGTGGATCGGCGATTCGTCGGCCAGCCTGCGCAGCCGTCGCCGCGGGCGCGGGCTCACCCTGATGAGCGGATTGGCCGACGACGTCGAAACGCTGCGCACCCCGGCCGGCACCCGGGTCACGCTGCGATTCGCCAGTGCGGTCGCGGGGAGCTCTGCGGCGAGCTGA
- a CDS encoding STAS domain-containing protein has protein sequence MLAVEHEAHEDVVIVSVKGDVDSSNVGELSAHLTTALELASAQPVRPVVIDLQAVDFFGSAALNAVLDCHEDAKAGGTSVRLVADHDQVLRPIRVTELDRVFDVYPTLSAALQRRRQ, from the coding sequence TTGTTGGCGGTCGAACACGAGGCTCACGAAGACGTGGTGATCGTGAGCGTCAAAGGCGATGTCGACTCCAGTAATGTCGGTGAGCTGTCCGCTCATCTGACCACCGCGCTCGAGCTGGCCTCGGCGCAGCCGGTCCGACCGGTGGTGATCGACTTGCAGGCTGTTGATTTCTTCGGGAGCGCGGCGTTGAACGCCGTGCTCGACTGCCACGAGGACGCGAAAGCCGGCGGGACGTCGGTTCGGCTGGTCGCCGATCACGACCAGGTGCTGCGGCCGATCCGGGTCACCGAATTAGACCGGGTCTTCGACGTCTACCCGACGTTGTCCGCAGCCTTGCAACGAAGACGGCAGTGA
- a CDS encoding PAS and ANTAR domain-containing protein, giving the protein MRFSEAIDPAPGYLNVGAFRFWFVGQRWEWSDEVARMHGYEPGEVQPTTELLLSHKHPDDRAHVQELLDYALQSEESFSSRHRFIDTAGTEHDAIVVADRMLDDSGAVLGTAGYYIDLTNTFDETRQAVLDTALPDLFESRAAIEQAKGVLMCIYRVSAEQAFRVLQWRSQETNVKLRALARQLLTEVPTLPPPTAAVQSQFDHLLLTVHERIPPEHIG; this is encoded by the coding sequence GTGCGATTTTCCGAGGCAATCGATCCAGCCCCCGGATACCTGAACGTCGGTGCCTTCCGCTTCTGGTTCGTCGGTCAACGCTGGGAATGGTCCGACGAGGTGGCCAGGATGCACGGCTACGAACCCGGGGAGGTCCAGCCGACGACCGAGCTGCTGTTGTCGCACAAGCATCCCGACGACCGTGCGCATGTTCAGGAGTTGCTCGACTACGCCTTGCAGTCCGAAGAGTCGTTCTCGAGCCGACATCGGTTCATCGACACAGCGGGCACGGAGCACGACGCGATCGTCGTCGCCGACCGGATGCTGGACGACTCGGGCGCCGTGCTGGGCACCGCCGGCTACTACATCGACCTGACAAACACGTTCGACGAGACGCGTCAAGCGGTGCTCGACACGGCGTTGCCGGACCTGTTCGAAAGCCGCGCGGCCATCGAACAGGCCAAGGGCGTGCTGATGTGCATCTACCGGGTCAGCGCCGAGCAGGCGTTTCGCGTGCTGCAGTGGCGGTCGCAGGAGACCAATGTGAAACTGCGTGCCCTGGCCAGGCAGCTGCTGACCGAAGTGCCCACTCTGCCGCCACCGACGGCCGCCGTGCAGAGCCAGTTCGACCATTTGCTGCTGACGGTGCACGAGAGGATTCCTCCCGAGCACATCGGGTAA